Proteins from a single region of Streptomyces griseiscabiei:
- a CDS encoding AfsR/SARP family transcriptional regulator, which translates to MELEFRLLGPVEAWHGDRPLRLGGPKPRALLAVLLLRAGQVVPADALVDVIWGDEPPDTARALVQTYVSALRRALPAEAAEAIETRPPGYVMRPGVGRVDLAEFETRTADARRASADGDHAEAARRLREALELWHGPALGGVGDALRGEAGRLEEARQAALEERIAAELEAGGHEAELVTELTALVGDHPARERPRAQLMLALYRLGRQADALAVHAEGRAVLAEELGLDPGPELTRLYEAILRADPALLAPAATAAAPAPREPAAVPRPVSLLPPAIGDFTGREEELARVVAGLTGAREAMPVVVVSGAAGVGKSALAVQAAHRVAEYYPDGQLYAELHGFSEPVPPSEVLGRLLRALGADPPEDTAERGDLFRSLVAGRRILLVLDDANGEAQVRPLLPGSASCGVLVTSRARLGGLVGARRTDLDVLDDARGLELLTRVTGPDRTPDDPREQAAARRIVELCGGLPLALRIAGARLATRRHWTPSVLAERLADEHRRLDELSVGDLEVRAGLGLSYQALDGCARRVLRRVAALGSADVALWTVAALSGTSEDEAEEILERLLDAQLITCPGTDHVGQPRYRLHDLVRVYAGERAEAEDPVEDRTAAIGRALSAGLWLMDRVTEKSPSGAVTLRQSLAPKGRGAVTHAAPPRGRDQPHSAESRETAEAPTPVGARTTHRALQDPFAWFDAEADTLTNAVERAAAMGLHTLACEAAAALCSSSFAIKNRFDAWWRSHDAALAAARRAEDRSGEALLIIGLGQLRYEQDRIAESQEYFRTAERICTELGDVRGRSAALAGLGSACREVGELRDAERALTDAADGFRRVGDDTGVGVACRYGGSVRLELGDQEGAFPLLDESLRAYRRLGSRRGEALALRTLSLVHRSLGAYEEAARVAEQALEILRALGDPHMAAYALRARAKARMRLGHVREAEAELHEIVEVCRVHEDRFGEALTLRTLGECALADGRPADAEGLLTASAALWDVLALPLPRARALRNLSVVRAALGDRAGAQALRAEAMAVFDTCEARERNEPWPWV; encoded by the coding sequence GTGGAGCTGGAATTCCGACTGCTCGGCCCGGTCGAGGCATGGCACGGTGACAGACCCCTGCGGCTGGGCGGGCCGAAACCGCGTGCCCTGCTGGCCGTGCTGCTGCTCCGGGCCGGACAGGTGGTGCCCGCGGACGCGCTGGTCGATGTGATCTGGGGGGACGAGCCGCCGGACACCGCGCGGGCCCTGGTGCAGACGTATGTGTCGGCGCTGCGGCGGGCCCTGCCCGCCGAGGCGGCGGAGGCGATCGAGACCCGCCCCCCGGGGTATGTGATGCGGCCCGGCGTCGGCCGGGTCGACCTGGCGGAGTTCGAGACCCGCACGGCCGACGCACGGCGGGCCTCGGCCGACGGCGACCACGCGGAGGCCGCCCGGCGGCTGCGGGAGGCCCTGGAGCTGTGGCACGGGCCCGCGCTCGGCGGGGTCGGGGACGCGCTGCGGGGTGAGGCGGGCCGGCTGGAGGAGGCCCGGCAGGCGGCCCTGGAGGAACGTATCGCCGCCGAGCTGGAGGCAGGCGGGCACGAGGCGGAACTGGTCACCGAACTGACGGCGCTGGTCGGGGACCATCCGGCCCGGGAGCGGCCCCGCGCACAGCTGATGCTGGCCCTGTACCGGCTGGGCCGGCAGGCCGACGCGCTGGCCGTCCACGCGGAGGGCCGGGCCGTGCTCGCCGAGGAGCTGGGCCTCGATCCCGGCCCGGAGCTGACCCGGCTGTACGAGGCCATCCTGCGCGCCGACCCGGCCCTGCTCGCCCCCGCGGCCACGGCCGCCGCCCCGGCGCCCCGGGAGCCCGCGGCCGTACCCCGGCCGGTGTCCCTCCTCCCGCCCGCCATCGGCGACTTCACCGGCCGCGAGGAGGAACTCGCGCGGGTCGTCGCGGGGCTCACCGGCGCCCGGGAGGCGATGCCCGTGGTCGTGGTCTCGGGAGCCGCCGGGGTGGGCAAGTCCGCGCTCGCCGTGCAGGCCGCGCACCGGGTCGCCGAGTACTACCCCGACGGACAGCTCTACGCCGAACTGCACGGCTTCAGCGAGCCCGTACCGCCCTCCGAGGTCCTGGGCCGGCTGCTGCGGGCGCTCGGCGCGGACCCGCCGGAGGACACGGCCGAGCGCGGCGACCTGTTCCGCAGCCTGGTCGCCGGACGGCGGATCCTGCTGGTCCTGGACGACGCGAACGGCGAGGCCCAGGTACGGCCGCTGCTGCCGGGCAGCGCCAGCTGCGGGGTCCTGGTGACCTCGCGGGCCCGGCTCGGCGGTCTCGTCGGGGCCCGGCGCACCGACCTGGACGTCCTGGACGACGCCCGCGGCCTGGAACTGCTCACCCGGGTCACCGGCCCGGACCGCACCCCGGACGACCCGCGTGAACAGGCCGCCGCCCGCCGCATCGTCGAGCTGTGCGGCGGTCTGCCGCTGGCCCTGCGGATCGCGGGCGCCCGGCTCGCGACCCGGCGCCACTGGACGCCCAGCGTGCTCGCCGAGCGCCTCGCCGACGAACACCGCCGCCTGGACGAGCTGTCCGTGGGCGACCTGGAGGTCCGGGCCGGCCTGGGCCTCAGCTACCAGGCCCTCGACGGCTGCGCCCGCCGCGTCCTGCGCCGGGTCGCCGCGCTCGGCTCGGCCGATGTCGCCCTGTGGACGGTCGCCGCGCTCTCCGGCACCTCCGAGGACGAGGCCGAGGAGATCCTCGAACGCCTCCTGGACGCCCAGCTCATCACCTGCCCCGGCACCGACCACGTGGGCCAGCCCCGCTACCGCCTGCACGACCTGGTCCGCGTCTACGCCGGCGAACGCGCCGAGGCGGAGGACCCGGTGGAGGACCGTACGGCGGCGATCGGCCGGGCCCTGAGCGCGGGCCTGTGGCTGATGGACCGGGTCACGGAGAAGTCCCCGTCGGGCGCGGTCACCTTGAGACAGAGTCTCGCCCCCAAGGGGCGCGGGGCCGTGACACATGCGGCTCCGCCGCGCGGGCGCGATCAACCACACTCGGCCGAAAGCCGCGAAACAGCAGAAGCCCCCACCCCCGTAGGCGCGCGAACAACCCACCGAGCCCTCCAAGACCCCTTCGCCTGGTTCGACGCGGAGGCGGACACCCTCACCAACGCGGTGGAGCGCGCGGCGGCCATGGGCCTGCACACCCTCGCCTGCGAAGCCGCCGCCGCGCTGTGCTCCTCCTCCTTCGCCATCAAGAACCGCTTCGACGCCTGGTGGCGCAGCCACGACGCCGCCCTCGCGGCGGCCCGCCGCGCGGAGGACCGCTCGGGCGAGGCCCTGCTGATCATCGGCCTCGGCCAGCTCCGCTACGAACAGGACCGCATCGCCGAGTCCCAGGAGTACTTCCGTACGGCGGAACGCATCTGCACCGAACTCGGCGACGTACGCGGCCGTTCCGCCGCCCTCGCCGGCCTCGGCAGCGCCTGCCGCGAGGTCGGCGAACTCCGGGACGCCGAACGGGCGTTGACCGACGCCGCCGACGGCTTCCGGCGGGTCGGCGACGACACCGGCGTCGGGGTCGCCTGCCGGTACGGCGGTTCCGTACGCCTGGAACTCGGCGACCAGGAGGGCGCGTTCCCGCTGCTGGACGAGTCGCTGCGGGCCTACCGGCGGCTCGGCAGCCGGCGCGGCGAGGCGCTGGCGCTGCGCACGCTCAGCCTGGTGCACCGCTCGCTCGGCGCGTACGAGGAGGCCGCGCGGGTGGCCGAACAGGCGCTGGAGATCCTGCGCGCGCTCGGCGACCCGCACATGGCGGCGTACGCCCTGCGGGCCCGTGCCAAGGCCCGGATGCGGCTGGGACACGTCCGGGAGGCGGAGGCGGAGCTGCACGAGATCGTGGAGGTCTGCCGGGTCCACGAGGACCGCTTCGGCGAGGCCCTGACCCTGCGCACGCTCGGCGAGTGCGCGCTCGCCGACGGGCGGCCGGCGGACGCGGAGGGGCTGCTGACCGCCTCCGCCGCCCTCTGGGACGTCCTCGCGCTGCCCCTCCCCCGGGCCCGCGCCCTGCGCAACCTCTCCGTCGTCCGGGCCGCGCTCGGCGACCGGGCGGGCGCGCAGGCGCTGCGCGCGGAGGCGATGGCGGTGTTCGACACCTGCGAGGCGCGCGAGCGCAACGAGCCGTGGCCGTGGGTGTGA
- a CDS encoding M15 family metallopeptidase: MPSIILMSDPEVAGVPVQECGESLVDLRDLPFVVVDSRQADPEGSYAHLREGVAWRLARAARLLPDGLRLLVTEGYRPLTLQIEYFERYAAELREANPDWSQEYLRVQTSRSLSPPEIGPHVAGAAVDLTLCTAAGKELDMGTRLDASPEESDDACYTDAPNISDTARRNRRTLSAALTTAGLVNYPTEWWHWSYGDRYWALMTGAPHALYGPASTDT; encoded by the coding sequence ATGCCTTCGATCATCCTCATGAGCGACCCCGAGGTCGCCGGTGTCCCGGTCCAGGAGTGCGGTGAGTCCCTCGTCGATCTGCGGGACCTGCCCTTCGTCGTGGTCGACTCCCGCCAAGCCGACCCGGAGGGCTCGTACGCGCATCTCCGCGAGGGCGTCGCCTGGCGTCTCGCCCGCGCCGCCCGGCTGCTGCCCGACGGGCTGCGGCTGCTGGTGACCGAGGGGTACCGGCCGCTCACGCTGCAGATCGAGTACTTCGAGCGGTACGCCGCCGAACTGCGCGAGGCCAACCCCGACTGGTCGCAGGAGTATCTCCGCGTCCAGACCAGCCGTTCCCTGTCGCCGCCGGAGATCGGGCCGCACGTCGCCGGAGCCGCCGTCGACCTCACCCTGTGCACGGCCGCCGGGAAGGAACTCGACATGGGCACGCGTCTGGACGCCAGCCCCGAGGAGAGCGACGACGCCTGCTACACCGACGCGCCGAACATCTCCGACACCGCCCGCCGCAACCGTCGCACCCTGAGCGCCGCGCTCACCACGGCCGGGCTGGTCAACTACCCCACCGAGTGGTGGCACTGGTCGTACGGCGACCGCTACTGGGCCCTGATGACGGGCGCGCCCCACGCCCTGTACGGCCCCGCGAGCACCGACACCTAG
- a CDS encoding protein-tyrosine phosphatase family protein: MEGTGVEGTSTEGAGIEPWDPAGPGVLRLPSGRLVRGRGLRRPLPDGQVPTYAVYCLGKEPPEVPWAAHWLRWPDFRLPGDRAEAAEVLRDAWDRATADRVELACGGGRGRTGTALACLAVLDGVPAEEAVAYVRGHYDRHAVETPWQRRYVREFG, translated from the coding sequence GAAGGGGCGGGCATCGAGCCCTGGGACCCGGCCGGTCCCGGGGTCCTGCGGCTGCCGTCGGGGCGGCTGGTGCGCGGCCGGGGGCTCCGCCGTCCGCTCCCGGACGGCCAGGTGCCCACCTACGCCGTGTACTGCCTCGGCAAGGAACCGCCCGAAGTGCCCTGGGCCGCCCACTGGTTGCGCTGGCCCGACTTCCGGCTCCCCGGTGACCGCGCGGAGGCCGCCGAGGTCCTGCGGGACGCCTGGGACCGGGCGACCGCCGACCGCGTCGAACTCGCCTGCGGCGGCGGCCGGGGCCGCACCGGCACGGCCCTGGCCTGCCTGGCGGTGCTGGACGGCGTACCCGCCGAGGAGGCCGTGGCGTATGTCCGCGGCCACTACGACCGGCACGCGGTGGAGACGCCGTGGCAGCGGCGGTATGTACGGGAATTCGGCTGA